A genome region from Arachis duranensis cultivar V14167 chromosome 8, aradu.V14167.gnm2.J7QH, whole genome shotgun sequence includes the following:
- the LOC107463338 gene encoding MACPF domain-containing protein At4g24290 — MALWKGMDSGEAIEGAVKSIGMGYDLCNSLRLRHCKKQRLITGIEENDEHDELRSVEVARRVLIPNVPKSIKCDKGDRTRLCSDVLSFQQMSEQFNQDLSLSGKIPTGHFNDAFEFTGVWQKDAANTKTLAFDGVYITLCDIALEKTQVVLQDYVKNAVPSSWDPAALARFIEKYGTHVIVGVKVGGTDIIFAKQQYSSTLQPADVQKKLKEIADKFFSDGVGHYSTNNVRFHGKEKENELPLMNIRSRSYSELEVQDIKFMCRRKGGSGKNNLSHKEWCQSVLSQPDVISMSFIPITSLLNGINGSGFLTHAINLYLRYKPQVEELHQFLEFQLPRQWAPVFGELALGPERKPRSTASLQFSFMGPKLHVNTAMVDVGKKPVTGLRLYLEGKRSNHLAIHLQHLSSMPKTFQLQDDLDGNVSDHSAERKYYEKVQWKSFSHVCTAPVESYEDNSVVTGAHLEVRETGLKKVLFLKLHFSRVIGATRVKAPEWEGSPGLNQKSGIVSTLISTHFSTVQKPAPPRPSDVIVNSALYPGGPPVPTQMPKLLKFVDTTEMTRGPQDPPGYWVVSGARLLVEKGKISLKVKYSLLTVILPDEETPSY, encoded by the exons ATGGCTTTGTGGAAGGGTATGGATTCAGGAGAAGCCATAGAAGGTGCTGTGAAATCAATAGGGATGGGTTACGATCTCTGCAACTCTTTGAGGCTAAGACACTGCAAGAAGCAGAGATTGATAACAGGCATTGAAGAAAATGATGAACACGATGAGCTTCGAAGCGTTGAGGTTGCTCGTCGTGTTTTAATTCCAAATGTTCCGAAATCCATCAAGTGTGATAAAGGTGATCGCACCAGATTGTGTTCCGATGTTCTCTCTTTTCAGCAG ATGTCAGAGCAGTTCAACCAAGATCTGTCACTTTCTGGTAAAATTCCGACCGGCCATTTCAATGATGCTTTTGAGTTTACAGGTGTTTGGCAGAAAGATGCAGCAAATACAAAAACTCTTGCTTTTGATGGTGTCTACATCACACTATGTGATATAGCACTTGAGAAAACCCAGGTTGTTCTTCAAGATTATGTAAAAAACGCAGTCCCTTCATCCTGGGATCCGGCTGCACTGGCGAG GTTCATTGAGAAGTATGGAACCCATGTTATAGTTGGTGTGAAAGTAGGTGGAACGGATATAATCTTTGCAAAGCAGCAGTACTCGTCTACTCTCCAGCCTGCTGATGTACAGAAAAAATTGAAGGAGATAGCAGACAAGTTTTTCAGTGATGGAGTTGGACATTATAGCACAAATAATGTGAGATTTCATGGGAAGGAAAAG GAGAATGAGTTACCTCTCATGAACATTCGATCTCGTTCGTACTCCGAATTAGAG GTGCAAGATATAAAGTTCATGTGCAGGAGGAAAGGTGGAAGTGGGAAAAATAACTTGTCCCATAAGGAATGGTGTCAAAGTGTTTTATCTCAGCCTGATGTTATCTCAATGTCATTCATACCAATTACATCTCTACTTAATGGAATAaatggaagtggatttttaacaCATGCCATTAATCTATATCTTCGGT ATAAACCACAAGTTGAAGAACTGCATCAATTTCTAGAGTTCCAACTTCCAAGGCAATGGGCCCCTGTATTTGGTGAGCTTGCTCTTGGTCCTGAAAGGAAGCCAAGATCTACTGCATCTTTGCAATTCAGTTTCATGGGTCCAAAGCTTCATGTAAACACAGCAATG GTTGATGTTGGCAAGAAGCCTGTGACAGGCCTTAGATTGTATTTAGAAGGAAAGAGAAGCAACCACTTGGCTATCCACTTGCAGCACCTTTCCTCCATGCCAAAGACCTTCCAACTTCAAGATGATCTCGATGGGAATGTATCCGATCACTCTGCGGAACGCAAGTACTATGAGAAGGTCCAGTGGAAGAGTTTCTCGCATGTTTGCACGGCCCCTGTCGAATCCTATGAAGACAATTCGGTAGTGACCGGAGCACATTTAGAAGTTAGAGAGACTGGTTTGAAGAAAGTTCTGTTCCTAAAGCTCCATTTCTCTAGAGTTATCGGAGCAACGCGCGTGAAAGCTCCAGAGTGGGAAGGATCTCCTGGTTTGAATCAGAAATCCGGAATAGTCTCTACTTTGATCAGTACTCATTTCTCAACCGTGCAAAAGCCGGCGCCACCACGACCGTCTGATGTAATAGTTAACTCTGCATTGTATCCTGGCGGCCCTCCAGTGCCTACGCAGATGCCAAAGCTTCTGAAGTTTGTTGACACAACAGAAATGACAAGAGGGCCACAAGACCCCCCTGGATACTGGGTTGTGTCTGGTGCAAGGCTTCTAGTGGAGAAGGGTAAAATATCACTCAAAGTGAAATATTCTCTTCTAACTGTGATATTACCTGATGAAGAGACTCCAagttattga